In Nostoc sp. UHCC 0926, a single genomic region encodes these proteins:
- a CDS encoding LapA family protein, translating into MKIAPFLTSLVVAVWVIAIAIISVQNATPVSLKFLTFQSIQIPMGLVLAFSAGVGLIGMALLQPLWGLASFGQRNSRLEDDAEFFVDDEDF; encoded by the coding sequence ATGAAAATTGCTCCTTTTTTGACATCTCTAGTTGTAGCGGTTTGGGTAATAGCGATCGCAATTATTTCAGTCCAAAATGCCACACCCGTATCGTTAAAATTCTTAACATTCCAATCGATTCAGATACCAATGGGTTTAGTGCTAGCTTTCAGTGCCGGTGTAGGGTTAATTGGCATGGCACTGCTGCAACCTCTCTGGGGACTTGCTAGTTTTGGCCAGCGTAATTCTCGATTAGAAGACGATGCCGAATTTTTTGTTGATGATGAAGATTTTTGA
- a CDS encoding DUF29 domain-containing protein has translation MSGIYTADFNLWIEQTAQLLRSHHWQEVDLEHLIEEVESLGKSERRGIASQLTRLLLHLLKWQYQPQRRSDSWLDSITDSRTQIELAILDSPSLKSYPTEQLEESYQRARRQAAKQTGILVSVFPEDCPYSLELMLDEDWLPEASDI, from the coding sequence ATGAGTGGAATTTATACAGCAGATTTTAATTTGTGGATTGAACAGACAGCCCAACTATTGCGATCGCATCACTGGCAGGAAGTCGATCTGGAACATCTGATTGAAGAGGTTGAAAGTTTGGGCAAAAGTGAACGACGAGGTATTGCTAGTCAACTAACTCGTCTACTGTTGCATCTGCTTAAGTGGCAATATCAACCTCAGCGTCGCTCAGATAGTTGGTTGGATTCTATTACTGATTCTCGTACCCAAATTGAGTTAGCCATACTCGATAGTCCTAGTCTTAAGAGTTATCCTACAGAGCAACTTGAGGAAAGCTATCAAAGGGCGCGTCGCCAAGCAGCCAAGCAAACGGGCATACTTGTATCCGTGTTTCCAGAAGATTGCCCATATTCTTTAGAGTTAATGTTGGATGAAGACTGGCTACCGGAAGCAAGCGATATTTGA